The Polynucleobacter sp. TSB-Sco08W16 genome includes a region encoding these proteins:
- a CDS encoding 5-oxoprolinase/urea amidolyase family protein, protein MMHCTLIGDHSVLIDFSKSKNALKEIHELSRLLFASKPEWAAEIVPGLDSLVIQLQYPSADTMQTREQAFADVEKLGNQLEKLSSSKTYPAKIHRIQVCYHPDLGLDLLDIAKACKLSLEETINLHKSRLYTVDILGFMPGFAYFSGLDPKLSLPRLPSPRPSVPKGSVAIAELQTAIYPRATPGGWNIIGRSPNSLFDIEQNPPGLFMAGDQMQIEEISLDAFQKLDEKNRSKEIIRPLDEDQTKGSIEVLQAGTFSSIQDNPRSGLSHWAVGPGGACDLSSLHLANALVGNPLDAAAIEMTSTGPSLLFHETTCVAWVGAHCDGIVNGQRIPGNRPVWLNKGTILKFSSINPGFRAVLAIGGGLSLPNILGRVGSHISADIGPKRLEKGDLLLLKNPKAALNSPFLKSLYKEDALPCFPKWHIRSPFIPTSEITKVHCLAGPHLSLLPAKERELFWSTLWTVSNQSNRMGVRLQSDFKLKKDLPGIPSQAITFGTVQFPPSQEPIVMLAEHQTTGGYPRLAEVIRSDLTKLVQVKPGNKVQLVAIDLEEADRLNAAALKLQESTINSIETIIQSGGNS, encoded by the coding sequence ATGATGCATTGCACACTAATTGGCGATCACAGTGTTTTGATTGATTTCTCGAAATCAAAAAATGCTCTGAAAGAAATTCATGAGCTCAGCAGGCTTTTATTTGCCAGCAAGCCTGAATGGGCCGCTGAAATCGTCCCTGGATTAGATTCTCTAGTGATTCAATTGCAATACCCTTCTGCTGACACCATGCAAACTCGTGAGCAAGCGTTTGCAGATGTAGAAAAATTAGGCAATCAACTAGAAAAGTTGAGTAGCAGTAAAACTTATCCGGCTAAGATTCATCGCATTCAGGTTTGCTACCACCCAGACCTTGGCTTGGATTTATTAGATATCGCTAAAGCCTGCAAGCTATCGCTTGAGGAAACAATCAATCTCCACAAGAGCCGCTTGTATACGGTGGACATTTTGGGCTTCATGCCCGGCTTTGCTTATTTCAGCGGGCTTGATCCAAAGTTATCTCTGCCGCGTCTACCCTCACCTCGACCCTCAGTACCAAAGGGAAGCGTAGCAATCGCAGAACTACAGACGGCCATCTATCCACGCGCCACTCCTGGAGGCTGGAACATCATTGGCAGATCACCGAATTCTTTATTTGATATTGAGCAAAATCCTCCGGGCCTATTTATGGCGGGAGATCAAATGCAAATCGAAGAAATTTCACTTGATGCATTTCAGAAGCTGGATGAGAAAAATAGATCGAAAGAAATTATTCGCCCATTAGATGAAGATCAAACCAAAGGGTCAATAGAAGTTCTGCAAGCAGGTACTTTTTCTAGCATTCAAGATAATCCTCGCTCAGGACTATCTCATTGGGCTGTTGGCCCTGGTGGAGCATGCGATTTGTCATCACTACATCTTGCCAATGCTTTAGTGGGCAATCCATTAGATGCGGCCGCAATTGAAATGACTTCTACAGGACCAAGCCTTCTCTTTCACGAAACTACTTGCGTAGCATGGGTGGGCGCACATTGCGATGGCATAGTAAATGGTCAACGCATTCCTGGCAACCGACCGGTATGGCTCAACAAAGGAACTATCCTTAAATTTAGCTCAATCAATCCGGGCTTTCGTGCGGTATTGGCGATTGGAGGAGGTCTCAGCCTGCCCAATATCTTAGGCAGAGTAGGTTCTCACATCAGCGCAGATATTGGACCAAAGCGCCTGGAAAAAGGCGATCTCCTTCTTCTGAAGAATCCTAAGGCAGCCCTTAATTCGCCTTTCTTAAAGTCCCTCTATAAAGAAGATGCATTACCGTGTTTTCCTAAGTGGCATATTCGCTCGCCCTTTATACCCACAAGCGAAATTACCAAAGTACATTGTTTAGCAGGGCCACATCTATCCCTCTTGCCAGCGAAAGAAAGAGAATTATTTTGGTCCACCCTTTGGACGGTAAGCAATCAAAGCAATCGTATGGGCGTGCGACTGCAAAGCGACTTCAAACTCAAAAAGGATTTACCTGGCATCCCTTCTCAAGCCATAACATTTGGGACGGTACAGTTTCCGCCATCTCAAGAACCTATCGTTATGCTCGCAGAGCACCAAACTACGGGTGGCTATCCGCGTTTAGCAGAAGTGATTCGATCTGACCTTACTAAATTAGTACAAGTTAAACCGGGCAATAAAGTGCAGTTGGTTGCGATTGATCTTGAGGAAGCAGATCGATTAAATGCGGCAGCATTAAAGTTACAAGAATCAACAATCAATTCAATTGAAACAATCATTCAAAGTGGTGGAAATTCATGA
- a CDS encoding MFS transporter: protein MNPKEKKTFWGCFLGWALDGMDFMIYPLVIGTIIAVWQVDRGMAGLAVTGTLLASAFGGWFAGYLADRIGRVRTLQFTILWFSSFSLICAFTQDFNQLMIARALLGFGFGGEWAAGAVLMGETIRAEYRGRAVGSVQSAWAVGWGAAVLLQAIMFSLLPADMAWRAMFVVGFFPALLLLYIRRNVEEPEIAKVAREKVAAAGDSPSMLEIFKPGILKTTILASLLTMGAQGGYYAITTWVPTFLKAERKLTVVGSTGYLAFLIVGSFVGYLFGAWMADRFGRRKLFMTFSLGAIVLVLAYTQLEITNEMMMWLGFPLGFFASGYFSGMGAFLTELFPTRLRGSGQGFCYNFGRGIGALFPALVGYFSAQYGLAMAIAIFAVIAYGVFFIAAVILPETRGRELQAN, encoded by the coding sequence ATGAACCCTAAAGAGAAGAAAACCTTTTGGGGTTGCTTCTTAGGTTGGGCTTTAGACGGCATGGACTTCATGATTTACCCATTGGTCATTGGCACCATTATTGCAGTATGGCAGGTTGATCGCGGCATGGCCGGTCTTGCTGTTACCGGTACTCTTTTGGCTTCTGCATTTGGTGGCTGGTTCGCTGGTTACTTAGCAGACCGTATTGGTCGTGTACGCACATTGCAGTTCACGATTCTCTGGTTCTCTAGCTTTAGTTTGATTTGTGCATTCACGCAAGACTTTAATCAACTCATGATTGCTCGCGCACTCTTAGGATTTGGTTTTGGCGGTGAGTGGGCGGCTGGTGCAGTGTTGATGGGTGAAACCATTCGTGCTGAATATCGTGGCCGTGCAGTTGGGTCTGTGCAATCTGCGTGGGCGGTAGGTTGGGGTGCTGCAGTGCTCTTACAAGCCATCATGTTTAGCTTATTACCGGCCGATATGGCGTGGCGTGCGATGTTTGTTGTAGGCTTCTTCCCCGCTTTGCTCTTGCTCTATATTCGTCGCAATGTAGAGGAGCCAGAAATCGCTAAAGTCGCTCGTGAGAAAGTGGCAGCAGCAGGTGACTCTCCATCCATGTTGGAAATCTTCAAGCCTGGTATTTTGAAAACCACTATCTTGGCTTCTCTTTTAACGATGGGTGCACAAGGTGGCTACTATGCAATTACGACTTGGGTGCCAACTTTCCTCAAGGCAGAGCGTAAGTTAACCGTAGTGGGTTCAACAGGTTATCTAGCGTTCTTAATCGTTGGTAGCTTTGTTGGTTACTTGTTTGGTGCTTGGATGGCTGATCGTTTTGGTCGTCGTAAGTTGTTTATGACTTTCTCGCTTGGTGCAATTGTTCTAGTGCTCGCTTACACGCAGTTGGAAATTACCAATGAAATGATGATGTGGCTTGGTTTCCCATTAGGATTCTTTGCCAGCGGTTATTTCTCTGGCATGGGCGCATTCTTGACTGAATTATTCCCAACGCGCTTGCGTGGATCTGGCCAAGGTTTTTGCTATAACTTTGGTCGCGGTATCGGCGCTTTGTTCCCAGCTTTGGTTGGTTACTTCTCTGCTCAATATGGCTTAGCAATGGCCATTGCTATCTTTGCAGTGATTGCTTATGGCGTCTTTTTTATTGCTGCAGTCATTCTGCCGGAGACCCGAGGACGAGAATTGCAAGCCAACTAA
- a CDS encoding amidohydrolase, with the protein MSAVDIPFCPGPPEHQSGPFPFQMPIGAVDTHAHVISAASFVPDRSYTSPEATEEQYIRMLDEVGMTYGVLIQVSVNGQDNEPMLKVLEHHPQRLRGVAVPLLNQADAYYQRMKDAGVVGIRMNLMFSGGGLDISKLEECDALAKDWGWHIQFLLDANDLPILMPRMQKLQSTLVIDHMGYLRTSVGLQSAGFQALHELVKNRAWVKVSGAYRLTDQAPPYVDVVPYAQALIAAAPDRCIWGSDWPHVANWGIMPRVAQMLESLALYAPDEAVRKQILCANPQRLYFS; encoded by the coding sequence GTGTCAGCAGTAGATATTCCGTTTTGCCCAGGACCGCCCGAACATCAGAGCGGTCCTTTTCCTTTTCAGATGCCTATAGGTGCTGTAGATACGCATGCGCATGTGATTAGCGCTGCCAGCTTTGTTCCTGATCGTTCTTACACCTCTCCGGAGGCTACTGAAGAACAATACATTCGGATGCTGGATGAAGTCGGTATGACGTATGGTGTCCTCATTCAAGTCAGCGTCAACGGTCAAGACAATGAACCTATGCTCAAGGTGCTGGAGCACCATCCCCAACGCTTGCGTGGAGTTGCAGTTCCCTTGCTTAATCAAGCTGATGCCTACTATCAAAGAATGAAAGACGCTGGCGTTGTTGGTATTCGCATGAACTTGATGTTTTCGGGTGGTGGTTTAGATATCTCAAAGCTAGAGGAGTGTGATGCTTTAGCTAAGGACTGGGGTTGGCATATCCAATTTCTACTCGATGCAAATGATTTACCGATACTCATGCCGCGCATGCAAAAGTTACAGTCGACTTTGGTGATCGATCACATGGGTTATCTGCGCACTTCAGTTGGGCTGCAATCTGCTGGTTTTCAGGCTCTGCATGAGCTTGTAAAGAATAGAGCCTGGGTCAAAGTATCTGGTGCTTATCGATTAACAGATCAAGCGCCACCGTATGTGGACGTAGTGCCTTATGCGCAGGCATTAATAGCAGCAGCTCCAGACCGATGTATTTGGGGTTCTGATTGGCCACATGTAGCGAACTGGGGAATCATGCCTAGAGTTGCGCAAATGCTGGAAAGTCTAGCTTTATACGCACCCGATGAGGCGGTACGTAAGCAAATTCTTTGCGCCAATCCACAACGCTTATATTTTTCATAA
- the aceA gene encoding isocitrate lyase, translating to MADRKAEIAALQKDWDTNPRWKGITRGYTAEDVVRLRGSLKIEHTLAKHGAERLWELVNNEAYVNCLGALTGGQAMQQVKAGVQAIYLSGWQVAADGNSYAAMYPDQSLYPVDSVPKMVERINNSFQRADEIQTAKGINKGDPGYIEYFAPIVADAEAGFGGVLNAFELSKALIKQGAAGVHFEDQLSSVKKCGHLGGKVLLPTAESVQKLISARLAADVMGVSTIILARTDAEAADLLTSDYDANDKPFLTGERTPEGFYKTRKGLDQAISRGLAYAAYADMVWCETGTPDLDFARQFAEAIRAKFPGKMLAYNCSPSFNWKKNLDDATIAKFQRELGAMGYKYQFITLAGIHSMWYNMFDLAQDYMQRGMTAYIEKVQEPEFAARDRGYTFVSHQQEVGTGYFDDVTTVIQGGKSSVTALTGSTEEEQFH from the coding sequence ATGGCAGATCGCAAAGCAGAAATTGCAGCACTACAAAAGGATTGGGATACCAACCCACGCTGGAAAGGCATTACTCGTGGCTACACGGCTGAGGACGTTGTCCGTCTCCGTGGCTCATTAAAGATTGAGCACACTTTAGCTAAGCATGGTGCTGAGCGTCTTTGGGAGTTAGTAAACAACGAAGCTTACGTAAATTGTTTAGGCGCTTTGACTGGTGGTCAAGCAATGCAGCAGGTAAAAGCTGGCGTACAAGCAATTTACCTTTCAGGCTGGCAAGTAGCGGCTGATGGTAATTCTTATGCAGCAATGTATCCAGATCAATCTTTGTATCCAGTCGATTCCGTTCCAAAGATGGTTGAGCGTATTAATAACTCATTCCAACGTGCTGATGAAATCCAAACTGCCAAAGGTATTAATAAAGGTGATCCAGGTTATATCGAGTATTTTGCCCCTATCGTGGCAGATGCTGAAGCTGGTTTCGGTGGCGTGTTAAATGCATTCGAATTAAGTAAAGCATTAATCAAGCAAGGTGCTGCAGGCGTTCACTTTGAGGATCAATTATCTTCTGTTAAGAAGTGTGGTCACTTAGGTGGAAAAGTACTATTGCCTACTGCTGAATCAGTTCAGAAGTTGATCTCTGCACGTTTGGCTGCTGACGTGATGGGTGTTTCTACCATCATCTTGGCTCGTACTGATGCTGAAGCTGCTGACTTGTTGACATCAGATTACGATGCGAACGACAAGCCATTCTTGACAGGCGAGCGCACGCCAGAAGGCTTCTACAAAACACGTAAAGGCTTGGATCAAGCGATTTCTCGTGGTTTGGCATACGCTGCTTACGCTGATATGGTTTGGTGTGAAACGGGTACACCTGACCTTGATTTTGCTCGTCAATTTGCTGAAGCAATTCGTGCGAAGTTCCCAGGAAAAATGTTGGCTTACAACTGCTCACCATCTTTCAACTGGAAGAAAAACTTGGATGACGCAACCATTGCGAAGTTCCAACGCGAGTTAGGTGCGATGGGTTACAAATATCAATTCATCACATTGGCTGGTATCCACTCTATGTGGTACAACATGTTCGACTTGGCACAAGACTATATGCAGCGCGGTATGACTGCATACATCGAGAAAGTACAAGAGCCAGAATTTGCTGCGCGTGATCGTGGTTACACCTTCGTCTCACATCAGCAAGAAGTTGGTACAGGCTACTTCGATGATGTAACAACTGTAATTCAAGGTGGTAAGTCTTCTGTTACTGCATTGACTGGTTCTACTGAAGAAGAGCAGTTCCATTAA
- a CDS encoding HIT family protein yields MANCTLCSENHKPEEGELIWRGDYCRVILVNDPDLPGFCRVIWNAHIAEMSDLTYGERDHIMSLVFAVEEIVREVMNPDKLNLAALGNMVPHIHWHVIPRFQDDAFFPGSAWSARTQETPKSSLEARRALAKELPSAIRSAISQMH; encoded by the coding sequence ATGGCTAATTGCACACTCTGTTCTGAAAATCACAAGCCCGAAGAGGGTGAATTGATATGGCGCGGGGATTATTGCCGCGTCATCTTGGTTAACGATCCAGACTTGCCTGGTTTTTGTAGGGTGATCTGGAATGCGCATATTGCCGAGATGTCAGATCTCACTTATGGTGAGCGTGATCACATCATGTCCTTGGTCTTTGCTGTTGAGGAGATTGTGCGTGAGGTAATGAATCCGGATAAGTTGAATTTGGCAGCCTTGGGCAATATGGTTCCCCATATTCACTGGCACGTCATCCCCAGGTTTCAGGATGATGCCTTTTTTCCAGGATCGGCATGGTCAGCTCGTACACAAGAGACCCCGAAATCTTCTTTGGAGGCCAGAAGAGCCCTTGCCAAAGAGTTACCGTCAGCAATTCGCTCTGCTATTTCTCAAATGCATTAA
- a CDS encoding 3-oxoacid CoA-transferase subunit A has protein sequence MIDKIIPSVAQAVQDIHDGSTILVSGFGGAGSPIYLLDALAEQGAKNLTIISNNAGNSGVGIAKLIGRGQVRKVVCSFPRQPESGAFDDLYREGKIELELVPQGTLAERIRAGGAGIGGFYTPTGFGTELANGKDTRVIDGVNHIFETAIKADYALIKADKGDRWGNLTYHRTGRNFGPIMATAARCTIAQVNQVVELGALDPENIVTPGIFVKRVVLVGGKS, from the coding sequence GTGATAGACAAAATCATTCCTAGCGTAGCTCAGGCTGTGCAGGATATTCATGATGGCTCGACCATATTAGTTTCTGGATTCGGTGGTGCTGGATCGCCAATTTACTTGTTGGACGCTCTTGCTGAACAAGGCGCTAAGAATCTGACGATCATCAGTAACAATGCTGGAAATTCTGGGGTTGGAATTGCTAAATTGATTGGCAGAGGCCAAGTTAGAAAAGTAGTGTGTTCATTTCCACGCCAACCGGAGTCTGGTGCATTTGATGATCTCTATCGTGAAGGTAAGATCGAACTAGAGCTAGTTCCCCAGGGTACTCTTGCTGAGCGCATTCGCGCTGGTGGTGCCGGCATTGGTGGTTTCTATACGCCGACGGGTTTTGGTACTGAGCTGGCGAATGGTAAAGATACACGTGTAATTGATGGCGTAAATCATATTTTTGAAACCGCCATCAAAGCGGACTATGCCCTGATTAAAGCGGACAAAGGCGATCGTTGGGGCAACCTGACCTATCACCGCACAGGCCGTAACTTTGGGCCCATTATGGCCACTGCTGCTCGTTGCACTATTGCGCAAGTCAATCAGGTTGTAGAGCTTGGCGCATTGGATCCAGAAAATATTGTGACCCCTGGTATTTTTGTGAAACGGGTTGTGCTTGTTGGAGGTAAATCATGA
- a CDS encoding 3-oxoacid CoA-transferase subunit B, producing the protein MIDLSKVQKRTTADIAKRIVQDIPDGAHVNLGIGQPMLICNHLPADKEILMHSENGLLGMGPLAKEHEIDEELVNAGKQPVTMLPGASLCHHADSFVMIRGGHIDICVLGAFQVSVKGDIANWRTGDPKAIPAVGGAMDLALGAKKLFVMMEHLTKSGQSKLVNECTYPLTALAAVDCIYTDLATIAVTPEGLVAVDWVDGISFEELQELSGVPMRKLGN; encoded by the coding sequence ATGATCGATCTGTCTAAAGTGCAAAAACGTACTACAGCCGATATTGCTAAGCGTATTGTTCAGGACATCCCAGATGGTGCGCACGTAAACTTGGGGATTGGTCAGCCGATGTTGATCTGCAATCATTTGCCTGCAGATAAAGAAATTTTGATGCACTCTGAAAACGGCTTGCTTGGGATGGGTCCATTAGCCAAAGAGCATGAGATTGACGAAGAGTTGGTTAATGCTGGTAAGCAGCCCGTCACCATGTTGCCTGGTGCTTCTCTTTGCCATCATGCGGATTCTTTTGTGATGATTCGTGGCGGACATATTGATATTTGCGTCTTAGGTGCTTTTCAGGTTTCCGTTAAGGGCGATATTGCTAACTGGCGTACTGGCGACCCCAAAGCGATTCCGGCGGTTGGTGGTGCAATGGATCTTGCACTGGGCGCCAAGAAATTATTTGTGATGATGGAGCATCTCACTAAGTCAGGGCAGTCTAAGTTGGTGAATGAGTGCACCTATCCTTTAACTGCGCTAGCAGCTGTCGATTGCATCTATACCGACTTAGCAACCATTGCAGTAACCCCAGAAGGTTTGGTTGCAGTTGATTGGGTGGATGGAATCAGTTTTGAAGAGCTACAAGAATTAAGTGGTGTGCCAATGCGCAAGCTTGGTAATTAA
- a CDS encoding tripartite tricarboxylate transporter substrate binding protein, with translation MRSRIFLLALLCSIGIGSSFADTKSAYPSKPIHLIVGFSPGGSADSVGRALAEGLSSRLRQPVIVENKAGANGNIAAELVARSAPDGYTLYFPSIGHAVNASLYKNLPYDPIKDFTAVGGVFSAPNIMVVPVNSPYKSVAEVIAAAKANPGKLTFASSGSGTSVHLSAVLFEKMAKIDMIHVPYKGTGSAMPDVISGQVDMSFPNLPSGWPQVKAGNLRALGVTTAKRSAAAPSVPTIAESGLPGYDMATWYGVVAPANLPIDIRNRLNKELQTILADPKFKDKLIAQGADPMPGTPEQFSVLIKSETEKWRKLIAQSQITVD, from the coding sequence TTGCGCTCAAGAATTTTCCTGTTAGCCCTGCTGTGCTCTATTGGTATTGGATCTAGCTTTGCTGATACAAAAAGCGCATACCCAAGTAAGCCAATTCATTTGATTGTGGGTTTTTCACCGGGCGGTTCTGCAGATTCAGTAGGGCGCGCCTTGGCGGAGGGGCTTTCTAGTCGGTTGAGGCAGCCCGTTATTGTTGAGAACAAAGCGGGCGCTAACGGTAATATTGCGGCAGAGCTTGTTGCACGCTCTGCCCCGGATGGATATACCTTGTATTTCCCATCCATTGGTCATGCAGTCAATGCATCGCTCTATAAAAATCTCCCATACGACCCAATTAAAGATTTCACTGCAGTTGGTGGTGTATTTTCAGCGCCTAATATCATGGTCGTTCCCGTCAATTCACCTTACAAATCTGTCGCTGAAGTTATTGCTGCTGCAAAAGCCAATCCAGGTAAGCTCACGTTTGCATCGAGTGGTAGCGGAACATCTGTGCATCTCTCAGCAGTGCTATTTGAAAAAATGGCTAAGATCGACATGATTCATGTGCCATACAAAGGCACTGGTAGTGCAATGCCGGATGTGATCTCTGGTCAAGTAGATATGAGCTTTCCAAACCTACCTAGTGGCTGGCCCCAAGTGAAGGCTGGTAATTTAAGAGCTTTGGGTGTCACAACCGCAAAGCGCTCAGCTGCCGCCCCAAGTGTTCCAACCATTGCTGAGTCTGGCTTGCCAGGCTATGACATGGCTACTTGGTACGGTGTAGTTGCACCAGCAAACTTACCGATCGATATTCGCAATCGCTTAAACAAAGAACTGCAAACTATTTTGGCTGATCCCAAATTTAAGGATAAGCTCATTGCGCAAGGTGCTGATCCTATGCCAGGAACGCCGGAACAATTTTCTGTCTTAATTAAAAGTGAAACAGAAAAGTGGCGCAAGCTGATCGCGCAGTCACAGATTACGGTGGATTAG
- a CDS encoding thiolase domain-containing protein, whose amino-acid sequence MSFASNACIAGIYEHPLRVAPDHTVAQLHAEVARGALLDAGLTLDDVDGYFCAGDAPGMGPVSMADYLGLKKLKYLDSTDTGGSSYLTHVNHAARAIAAGQCKVALITLAGRPKSEGSSGTQVRSQWASAPDFAFEKPYSPAPLNTYAMCAMRHMYEFGTTSEQLAWIKVAASHHAQHNPNAALKDVLTVEDVLSSPMIADPLHRADCCVVTDSGGALVVVHPDIAKTLKKPVVTMMGAGETTKGQMGGKVDLTYSGLAWAAPLAFKEAKLTPEQIRYASIYDSFTITVLIQLEDLGFCKKGEGGKFVEGGQLISGKGKLAFNTDGGGLCNNHPANRGGMTKVIEAVRQLRGEAHPAVQVPNLEFALASGIGGALGTRHGAAVLILGRL is encoded by the coding sequence ATGTCATTTGCATCCAATGCCTGCATTGCTGGAATATATGAGCACCCATTAAGGGTGGCACCAGATCACACCGTTGCTCAGCTGCATGCTGAAGTGGCACGCGGTGCATTACTTGATGCTGGTTTAACTCTAGACGACGTTGATGGCTATTTCTGTGCGGGTGATGCACCGGGAATGGGGCCTGTATCGATGGCGGATTACCTTGGTCTGAAGAAGCTCAAGTATTTAGACTCAACCGACACCGGTGGCTCCTCCTATTTGACCCATGTCAATCATGCGGCCCGCGCTATTGCCGCAGGGCAATGTAAGGTAGCCTTGATTACTTTGGCAGGGCGCCCCAAGTCTGAAGGCTCTAGTGGCACACAAGTACGCAGTCAATGGGCTAGTGCTCCAGACTTTGCTTTTGAGAAGCCGTATTCACCAGCACCCCTTAATACTTATGCAATGTGCGCCATGCGCCATATGTATGAGTTTGGGACAACCAGCGAACAACTCGCATGGATTAAGGTGGCGGCTTCACATCATGCGCAGCACAATCCAAATGCCGCTTTAAAAGATGTTCTCACCGTCGAGGATGTTCTCAGTTCTCCAATGATTGCCGATCCTTTGCATCGCGCTGATTGCTGTGTGGTGACTGATAGTGGCGGTGCACTGGTAGTGGTTCATCCAGATATTGCAAAGACTTTGAAAAAGCCCGTTGTGACAATGATGGGCGCAGGTGAGACTACTAAAGGCCAAATGGGCGGCAAAGTAGATCTCACTTATTCTGGTTTAGCTTGGGCTGCGCCACTGGCATTCAAGGAGGCGAAATTAACGCCCGAACAAATTCGTTATGCCTCGATTTATGACAGCTTCACTATTACAGTCCTGATTCAGCTGGAGGATCTAGGATTCTGCAAGAAAGGTGAGGGCGGTAAGTTTGTCGAAGGTGGCCAATTAATTTCAGGTAAGGGCAAGCTTGCATTTAATACTGACGGCGGCGGCTTATGTAACAACCATCCCGCCAATCGTGGTGGTATGACCAAAGTCATTGAGGCGGTAAGGCAGTTGCGAGGCGAGGCACATCCTGCAGTGCAGGTGCCCAATCTAGAGTTTGCACTTGCCTCAGGTATTGGTGGTGCACTTGGCACTCGTCATGGCGCAGCCGTATTAATTTTAGGGAGACTGTAA
- a CDS encoding Zn-ribbon domain-containing OB-fold protein has translation MSQINEKNSANKEHRLPSPVSNPENKTFLEAAQNNQLVMKYCNACKEVHYYPRTICPHCGSDDTTWVKSDGLGEIYSYTVMRRGVEVPFAMAYVRLQEGISMLTHLTNCDFDAIRVGQKVKVVFQETQDGQKTHLFVPI, from the coding sequence ATGAGTCAGATTAATGAAAAAAATTCAGCCAATAAAGAACATCGCTTACCAAGCCCCGTAAGCAATCCTGAAAACAAGACATTCTTAGAGGCTGCGCAAAATAACCAATTGGTGATGAAGTATTGCAATGCTTGTAAAGAAGTGCACTACTATCCTCGTACTATTTGTCCGCATTGCGGCAGTGACGATACGACTTGGGTGAAGTCTGACGGCTTAGGGGAAATTTATTCCTATACGGTGATGAGACGTGGCGTAGAAGTGCCTTTTGCGATGGCCTATGTGCGCTTACAGGAAGGCATTTCGATGCTTACACATCTCACGAATTGTGATTTTGATGCTATTCGGGTTGGGCAAAAAGTGAAGGTGGTGTTTCAAGAAACGCAGGATGGGCAAAAAACCCATCTTTTTGTACCCATTTAA
- a CDS encoding DUF1841 family protein → MFNPTREEVRRFFCDTWKKKMENHILDPMETLAGDWMEEHPEYHTLLSDPEGALGQDYTPERGETNPFLHLSMHLSISEQISIDQPPGIKDIAEKLTKKLGSKHEAQHLMMECLGQVMWEAQREAKPLNPENYLEALKRLV, encoded by the coding sequence ATTTAATCCAACTCGTGAAGAAGTACGACGCTTTTTCTGTGATACCTGGAAAAAGAAAATGGAGAACCATATTCTTGATCCCATGGAGACGCTTGCTGGTGACTGGATGGAAGAACATCCGGAATACCATACCTTACTGAGCGATCCTGAAGGTGCATTAGGACAAGACTACACACCAGAACGTGGCGAAACTAATCCCTTCTTGCACCTGTCCATGCATTTATCGATTAGCGAGCAGATCTCCATTGATCAACCTCCCGGCATTAAAGATATTGCTGAAAAACTCACTAAGAAATTAGGCTCTAAACATGAAGCTCAGCACCTCATGATGGAATGCCTAGGCCAGGTGATGTGGGAGGCGCAGCGTGAAGCTAAGCCTCTAAACCCCGAGAACTATCTCGAAGCTTTAAAGAGGCTCGTATAA